In one Zobellia galactanivorans genomic region, the following are encoded:
- a CDS encoding ABC transporter ATP-binding protein: MDKNSGKAFDIRLFRRLLAHTRPYRLTFYGVALAAILLSAFAVMTPIIVQKIVDDAIKVGDQEKLLWLTIAMGVVLLGQVSCQLAFNYYANWLGESVIKDIRINLFKHMLGFRMKYFDSSSLGVLVTRAVADMQRIGEIFSQGFFVIVADLLKMLVAAVVMLIMNWRLALIVFAILPLILYATRLFQKAMKVAFAEVRLQVSNLNSFVQERITGMKIVQLFTREKIESEKFRIINEKHKNAWLKTVWYNSIFFPIAEIVSSIAVGLIVWYGGLQNVSNLSKEELGTLFAFILLIDMLFRPLRQIADKFNTLQMGMVAANRVFKILDTQSNIQDVGTIVKDDVRGNIKFENVHFGYLEDEEVLHGISFEVEVGETVAIVGATGAGKSTIINLLNRFYEINSGTIRIDGIDIKDFSLASLRGKIAVVLQDVFLFADTIENNISLKNESIGLDRIVAAAKQIGVDEFISSLPGGYNYNVKERGTMLSSGQRQLIAFLRAYVSNPSILVLDEATSSVDTYSEQLIQRATEKITEGRTSIIIAHRLATIKKADKIIVMDEGRIVETGTHKQLLKKGGYYKNLYEAQFLAEEVA, translated from the coding sequence ATGGATAAAAATTCGGGAAAAGCATTTGATATTCGATTGTTCAGACGCTTATTGGCGCATACCCGACCTTATCGGTTGACCTTTTACGGGGTGGCCCTTGCGGCTATTTTGCTTTCTGCATTTGCGGTAATGACACCGATCATCGTGCAAAAGATTGTCGATGATGCCATTAAGGTGGGCGATCAAGAAAAATTACTGTGGCTGACCATCGCTATGGGCGTTGTCTTGCTCGGCCAGGTAAGCTGCCAACTTGCCTTTAACTATTATGCCAACTGGCTGGGCGAATCGGTCATCAAAGATATTCGGATCAACCTTTTCAAACATATGTTGGGGTTTCGGATGAAGTATTTCGATAGCTCTTCCCTAGGGGTCTTGGTTACCCGTGCCGTTGCCGATATGCAGCGGATCGGGGAGATTTTTAGCCAAGGATTTTTTGTGATCGTTGCCGATTTGTTGAAAATGTTGGTGGCCGCGGTGGTAATGCTGATAATGAACTGGAGGCTGGCCCTCATAGTTTTTGCCATCTTGCCCTTGATCCTTTATGCGACACGTCTGTTTCAGAAGGCCATGAAGGTGGCGTTCGCCGAAGTAAGATTACAGGTTTCCAACCTCAATTCTTTTGTGCAGGAGCGGATTACGGGTATGAAAATCGTTCAGCTCTTTACCCGTGAAAAAATCGAAAGCGAGAAATTTAGGATTATCAATGAAAAACATAAAAATGCGTGGTTGAAGACCGTTTGGTACAACTCTATCTTTTTCCCGATTGCGGAAATCGTTTCGTCTATAGCAGTGGGACTCATTGTTTGGTACGGGGGGCTTCAAAATGTATCTAACCTTTCCAAGGAAGAACTCGGTACTTTGTTCGCCTTTATTCTGCTGATCGATATGCTTTTCCGTCCGTTGCGGCAAATCGCCGATAAGTTCAATACCTTACAAATGGGTATGGTGGCGGCCAATAGGGTGTTCAAGATATTGGATACCCAAAGCAATATTCAAGATGTCGGTACCATTGTAAAAGACGATGTACGTGGCAATATTAAGTTTGAAAATGTCCATTTCGGATATTTGGAGGATGAGGAGGTTTTACACGGTATTTCCTTTGAGGTCGAAGTAGGGGAAACAGTGGCCATTGTGGGGGCCACTGGGGCCGGAAAATCTACAATCATCAACCTGTTGAATCGCTTTTATGAAATCAACTCCGGAACGATCCGGATAGACGGAATCGATATAAAGGACTTTAGTCTTGCTTCCTTGAGAGGGAAAATTGCGGTCGTGCTTCAAGATGTGTTCCTGTTTGCGGATACAATAGAAAACAATATATCGCTTAAGAACGAATCGATCGGCCTTGACCGTATAGTAGCGGCGGCCAAACAAATCGGGGTAGACGAATTTATAAGCAGTCTTCCGGGCGGTTATAACTATAACGTAAAGGAAAGGGGTACCATGTTATCGAGCGGGCAACGCCAATTGATAGCCTTTTTGCGTGCCTATGTAAGCAATCCTAGTATTTTGGTTTTGGACGAAGCCACTTCTTCGGTAGACACCTATTCAGAGCAATTGATACAAAGGGCTACGGAAAAAATAACCGAGGGAAGGACTTCGATCATTATTGCACACCGTTTGGCCACAATCAAAAAGGCCGATAAGATAATTGTGATGGATGAGGGGAGGATTGTAGAAACGGGCACGCACAAACAATTGCTGAAGAAGGGCGGATACTATAAAAACCTTTACGAAGCCCAGTTTCTTGCCGAAGAAGTGGCCTAG
- the cdaA gene encoding diadenylate cyclase CdaA: MDFLDFLEFKVTDVLDIFLVAVLLYYIYKLVRGSVAINIFIGIVIVWGFWKLTELLGMEMISSMVGAFMQVGLIALIIVFQQEIRKFLLMIGSTNFANKRNFIKHFKFLRQDGASVSVDVDAILSACKKMSSTKTGALIIIERNNSLDFVRSSGDKMYIEVNKPILESIFYKNSPLHDGAAVIENNYIVATRVILPVSNERNIPLRFGLRHRAAVGITEKTDALALVVSEETGNISYIKNGKFTDYGSIDELIGIIKDDLIE, translated from the coding sequence TTGGATTTTCTAGATTTTTTAGAATTTAAGGTTACCGACGTTCTCGATATTTTTCTGGTAGCGGTACTGTTGTACTACATCTACAAGTTGGTACGGGGCTCCGTAGCCATCAATATTTTTATTGGCATCGTTATCGTTTGGGGTTTTTGGAAACTCACCGAACTTCTCGGCATGGAAATGATCAGCAGCATGGTCGGTGCCTTCATGCAAGTAGGATTGATCGCCTTGATCATCGTGTTCCAGCAAGAGATACGGAAATTTCTTTTGATGATCGGTTCGACCAATTTTGCCAACAAGCGAAACTTCATCAAACATTTTAAATTTTTACGCCAAGACGGTGCCAGCGTTAGCGTAGATGTCGATGCCATTCTTTCCGCATGTAAAAAAATGAGCTCAACGAAAACAGGGGCCTTGATCATTATAGAACGGAACAACTCCCTCGATTTTGTACGATCGTCAGGAGACAAAATGTACATAGAAGTGAACAAGCCCATTCTAGAGAGCATCTTTTACAAGAACAGTCCGCTCCACGATGGTGCCGCGGTCATTGAGAACAACTATATCGTAGCCACCCGCGTTATCCTTCCGGTCTCGAACGAAAGAAACATTCCGCTTCGTTTCGGTCTTCGCCATAGGGCCGCTGTCGGGATTACCGAAAAAACCGATGCCTTGGCCCTGGTCGTAAGTGAAGAGACCGGGAACATATCTTATATAAAGAATGGGAAATTCACCGATTACGGCAGTATAGACGAACTTATCGGAATCATTAAAGACGACCTGATAGAATAA
- the folP gene encoding dihydropteroate synthase gives MTLNCKGRLIDLSTPKVMGILNHTPDSFYDGGKYRDKNAILKQTEKMLNDGATFIDVGGYSSRPGADYVTEEEELKRMLPLTRLLLDHFPDIILSIDTFRSKVASACLNAGAAIINDISAGKLDPNMLQTVAEYHAPYIMMHMRGNPQTMQQQTAYDNLLVDIIAYFSERIAAAKALGMIDLIIDPGFGFAKTLSQNYEILQKLDLFQTLEHPLLIGISRKSMIYKVLETDAKNALNGTTALHMASLMGGANILRVHDVKEAYECVKLAERLKPE, from the coding sequence ATGACCCTAAATTGCAAAGGCCGCTTAATCGACCTCTCTACCCCAAAAGTAATGGGCATTCTAAACCATACGCCCGATTCATTTTATGACGGCGGAAAATATCGCGATAAGAACGCCATTCTAAAGCAGACCGAAAAGATGCTGAACGATGGCGCCACCTTCATCGATGTCGGCGGTTACAGTTCGCGCCCCGGGGCAGATTACGTAACCGAAGAGGAGGAACTCAAACGCATGCTTCCGCTGACCCGACTCTTGCTAGACCACTTTCCTGATATTATCTTGTCGATAGACACGTTCAGGAGCAAGGTGGCATCAGCATGTCTCAATGCCGGTGCGGCCATCATAAACGACATTTCGGCAGGCAAGCTCGACCCCAATATGCTACAAACGGTAGCGGAGTACCACGCCCCCTACATCATGATGCACATGAGGGGCAATCCGCAGACCATGCAACAACAAACGGCATACGACAATCTTTTGGTCGATATCATTGCCTATTTTTCGGAACGAATTGCCGCCGCAAAGGCCTTGGGCATGATCGACCTTATTATCGATCCCGGTTTCGGTTTTGCCAAAACCCTATCACAGAATTACGAAATACTTCAAAAGCTTGATCTTTTCCAGACTCTAGAACACCCATTATTAATAGGGATCAGCAGAAAGTCGATGATTTATAAAGTACTTGAAACCGACGCAAAAAACGCACTCAATGGTACAACCGCCCTTCATATGGCCTCATTAATGGGCGGAGCCAATATTTTAAGGGTTCATGACGTTAAAGAAGCCTATGAATGTGTTAAACTTGCAGAACGATTAAAACCTGAATAA
- a CDS encoding DUF1599 domain-containing protein, translated as MQKTSEQYDGVIQICRDLFEKKMKDYGSAWRILRLPSLTDQIFIKAQRIRSLQENEVRKVDEGERSEFIGIINYSIMALIQLEKGVVDQPDLTTEEAVALFDKHASVTKTLMENKNHDYGEAWRDMRVSSLTDLILQKLLRVKQIEDNKGETLVSEGIDANYQDMVNYAVFAMIHLDENTKG; from the coding sequence ATGCAAAAGACTTCCGAACAATATGACGGGGTAATTCAAATCTGTAGAGACCTCTTTGAAAAGAAAATGAAAGATTACGGTAGTGCTTGGCGTATCTTAAGATTACCTTCCTTGACCGACCAGATTTTTATTAAGGCACAGCGCATCCGAAGCCTTCAAGAAAATGAAGTGCGCAAAGTTGATGAAGGCGAACGCTCAGAGTTCATCGGTATTATCAACTATTCGATTATGGCCCTGATTCAATTGGAAAAGGGAGTGGTAGACCAGCCCGATCTCACTACCGAAGAGGCGGTGGCCCTTTTTGATAAGCATGCCAGTGTCACCAAGACCTTGATGGAAAACAAAAACCACGATTATGGAGAGGCTTGGCGTGATATGAGGGTGAGTTCATTGACCGATCTTATTTTACAAAAATTATTGCGCGTAAAGCAGATAGAGGACAATAAGGGGGAAACCTTGGTGAGCGAAGGCATTGATGCCAATTACCAAGATATGGTCAATTATGCTGTTTTTGCCATGATTCATCTCGACGAAAATACAAAAGGATAG
- a CDS encoding BT_3928 family protein — protein MKYIVGLSRILVGVLFIISGFIKLNDPVGFSFKLEEYFSQGVLDLPFFEPHALAISIFVVIFEVLLGVMLLVGFRVKFTVWSLLLMIIGFTFLTFYSAYFNKVTDCGCFGDAIKLTPWESFSKDIVLLVLIVVLFVGRKYIKPIFGANTLRVVTLTSVVICGLYCNYVLNHLPVVDFRPYKIGANIVEGMTVPEDAPKAIYDYAWRFKVNGEDKVIVTQGEYPQVDGDFVDVETTEVQAGYEPPIHDFTIEQAGVNYADSLLQEPKLVMVIAYDLKKTNEDMYSEVKKVTDKAIKKGYHVIGMSASNDQQTGKLIKDHKLNFEFYFTDETALKTIVRSNPAVLVVNKGTIEQKVHYNDLDELVFE, from the coding sequence ATGAAATATATAGTGGGCCTTAGCCGAATACTTGTTGGTGTCTTATTTATCATCAGTGGTTTTATCAAGTTGAACGATCCCGTAGGTTTCTCTTTTAAGCTAGAGGAATACTTTAGTCAGGGGGTTTTGGATCTTCCGTTCTTTGAGCCGCATGCTTTGGCCATTTCTATTTTTGTAGTAATCTTTGAAGTACTGTTGGGGGTTATGCTCTTGGTCGGCTTTAGGGTAAAATTTACGGTGTGGAGTTTACTGCTTATGATTATCGGCTTTACCTTTCTTACCTTTTATTCGGCTTATTTCAACAAGGTTACCGATTGCGGTTGTTTCGGCGACGCCATTAAACTGACACCATGGGAGTCGTTTTCCAAAGATATTGTTCTTTTGGTGCTTATCGTGGTTCTTTTTGTAGGTAGAAAATATATAAAACCGATTTTTGGCGCCAATACCTTGCGCGTGGTTACCTTGACGTCGGTAGTCATCTGTGGCTTGTACTGTAATTATGTACTCAACCACTTGCCTGTCGTTGATTTTAGGCCCTATAAGATCGGGGCCAACATTGTTGAGGGGATGACGGTGCCCGAAGATGCCCCAAAGGCTATTTATGACTATGCCTGGCGTTTTAAGGTCAATGGCGAAGACAAGGTAATCGTTACGCAAGGCGAATATCCGCAGGTCGATGGTGATTTTGTTGATGTGGAGACTACAGAGGTACAGGCCGGTTACGAGCCGCCGATCCACGATTTTACCATAGAACAAGCAGGCGTTAATTACGCCGATTCCTTATTGCAAGAACCTAAATTGGTCATGGTTATAGCCTACGATCTAAAAAAGACCAATGAGGATATGTATTCGGAAGTAAAGAAAGTGACCGATAAGGCGATCAAGAAGGGCTACCACGTTATTGGTATGTCGGCCTCTAACGATCAGCAGACGGGTAAATTGATTAAAGACCATAAGTTGAATTTCGAATTTTATTTTACCGACGAGACCGCCCTAAAGACGATCGTACGCTCCAATCCGGCGGTGTTGGTCGTTAATAAGGGGACCATTGAACAAAAAGTACATTATAATGATTTGGATGAACTGGTTTTTGAATAA
- the tpiA gene encoding triose-phosphate isomerase, with product MRSKIVAGNWKMNKNLAETEALLTELAAKLPDTQAEVMVAPTFVNLAAAVRTLDSSVIEVIAQNMHFAESGAYTGEISADMLLNIGIDTVIIGHSERRAYFGETDEILAKKVKAALAKNMRVMFCFGEELDDRKSDNHFKVVESQLKNALFSLEASDWGKIVLAYEPVWAIGTGETASPEQAQEMHAFIRKTITEAYDASIANNVSILYGGSVKPANAVEIFGKPDVDGGLIGGASLVADDFVAIIKAI from the coding sequence ATGAGAAGCAAAATAGTTGCAGGAAACTGGAAAATGAATAAAAACTTGGCAGAGACAGAGGCGTTGTTGACCGAACTGGCCGCCAAATTGCCCGATACGCAAGCCGAGGTTATGGTTGCCCCTACCTTTGTTAACTTGGCAGCTGCCGTACGTACTTTAGATTCGTCCGTTATAGAGGTGATCGCGCAGAATATGCATTTTGCCGAAAGTGGTGCCTATACGGGAGAGATTTCTGCTGACATGTTGTTGAATATCGGCATTGATACCGTTATTATAGGACATTCTGAAAGAAGGGCCTATTTTGGTGAAACAGATGAAATATTGGCCAAAAAAGTAAAGGCAGCTTTGGCAAAGAATATGCGAGTGATGTTTTGTTTTGGTGAAGAGCTTGATGATAGAAAGTCCGATAACCACTTCAAGGTGGTCGAAAGTCAATTGAAAAATGCACTTTTCTCTTTGGAGGCTTCCGATTGGGGGAAAATTGTATTGGCTTACGAACCGGTTTGGGCCATCGGTACCGGAGAAACCGCTTCTCCTGAACAAGCGCAGGAAATGCATGCCTTTATTCGCAAGACCATTACCGAAGCCTATGATGCTTCAATTGCCAACAATGTTTCTATTTTATACGGAGGTAGTGTAAAACCTGCCAATGCGGTAGAGATTTTCGGAAAACCGGATGTTGATGGTGGACTTATCGGAGGCGCTTCTTTGGTAGCTGATGATTTTGTAGCTATAATCAAGGCTATTTAG
- the prmA gene encoding 50S ribosomal protein L11 methyltransferase: MSNTIYIEYNFSVSPLQPGSDILIAELGEAGFESFVENEEGVLAYIQKEDWNENILETVEILDNSIFEVGFSIKEIEQENWNATWEKNFEAIQVADQCVVRAPFHEKPDVAFDIVIEPKMSFGTGHHETTYMMLQFVLENDFEGKDVLDMGSGTGVLAILAALKKAAHIDAIDIDNWCYLNAKENVERNNCSHISVFEGDSSLLGERKYNVILANINRNILLADIPVYAQNLRENGALFLSGFYEEDIPLISETCLKAGLKFEKNLQKNNWVAVKYVF, translated from the coding sequence ATGTCGAACACTATATATATTGAATATAATTTTTCGGTAAGCCCTTTGCAGCCCGGCTCCGATATTTTGATTGCCGAACTGGGCGAAGCAGGCTTTGAAAGTTTTGTTGAGAACGAAGAAGGGGTGTTGGCCTATATCCAAAAGGAAGATTGGAACGAGAATATTTTGGAAACGGTTGAAATCTTGGACAATTCGATTTTTGAAGTCGGTTTTTCTATAAAGGAAATAGAACAGGAGAACTGGAACGCGACTTGGGAGAAGAATTTTGAAGCGATTCAAGTGGCCGACCAATGTGTGGTGAGAGCGCCTTTTCACGAGAAGCCCGATGTAGCGTTCGATATTGTGATAGAGCCCAAAATGAGCTTTGGCACAGGGCATCATGAGACCACTTATATGATGCTTCAATTTGTCTTGGAAAATGATTTCGAGGGTAAGGACGTTCTTGATATGGGTAGTGGAACCGGCGTATTGGCTATCTTGGCGGCTCTAAAAAAGGCGGCCCATATCGATGCTATCGATATCGATAATTGGTGCTATTTGAACGCCAAGGAAAATGTGGAACGGAACAACTGTAGCCATATCTCGGTTTTCGAAGGGGATTCGTCCTTGTTGGGAGAGCGGAAATACAATGTTATCTTGGCCAATATCAATAGAAATATACTGCTGGCCGATATACCGGTGTATGCACAAAACTTAAGGGAAAATGGAGCCCTTTTCTTAAGTGGTTTCTATGAAGAGGATATTCCCTTGATTTCGGAAACCTGTCTAAAAGCAGGGTTAAAGTTTGAAAAAAATCTGCAAAAAAATAATTGGGTTGCCGTAAAATATGTATTTTAG
- a CDS encoding ATP-dependent Clp protease adaptor ClpS, translating into MSFKEKVSEELLLEEEVVKQNEIVLFNDEVNTFDHVIETLVDVCDHTPVQAEQCSLIVHYKGKCTVKTGEYKDLEPRCSKLLEAGLSAEIV; encoded by the coding sequence ATGAGTTTCAAAGAAAAAGTATCGGAAGAACTACTACTAGAGGAAGAGGTAGTAAAACAAAACGAAATTGTTCTTTTCAATGATGAGGTCAATACTTTTGACCATGTCATTGAGACCTTGGTAGATGTATGCGATCATACGCCCGTTCAGGCAGAGCAATGCTCGCTTATCGTACACTACAAGGGCAAATGTACCGTTAAAACAGGCGAGTATAAAGACCTAGAGCCCCGTTGCAGCAAATTGTTGGAAGCGGGCCTTAGTGCAGAAATCGTATAG
- a CDS encoding DUF6691 family protein: MKFIKFLFVGIFFGIVLVKSEAVSWYRIYEMFKFQSFHMYGIIGSAVVLGIISIWALKKFKVKSIEGNEIKLMPKDKSFIRYILGGSIFGLGWALAGACPGPMYILLGTGVYSMLIVIAAAVLGTFVYGLLKNKLPH; the protein is encoded by the coding sequence ATGAAATTTATAAAATTCTTATTCGTAGGCATATTCTTTGGTATCGTACTTGTCAAGTCCGAAGCCGTATCATGGTATCGCATATATGAAATGTTCAAATTTCAATCGTTTCACATGTACGGAATCATAGGGTCTGCCGTAGTACTGGGCATAATTTCCATTTGGGCCCTCAAAAAATTCAAGGTAAAAAGTATAGAGGGAAACGAAATAAAACTCATGCCCAAAGACAAGAGTTTTATCCGTTATATTTTGGGAGGTAGTATTTTTGGGTTAGGATGGGCGCTGGCAGGAGCTTGTCCCGGACCAATGTACATTCTTTTAGGAACCGGAGTCTACAGCATGCTTATAGTCATAGCAGCGGCCGTATTGGGCACTTTTGTGTATGGATTGCTCAAGAACAAGCTACCGCACTGA
- a CDS encoding YeeE/YedE family protein, with amino-acid sequence MDSILQPWPWYVSGPLITFVMIFLIYFGKTFGMSSNLRTLCSIGGAGKYSDFFRFDWKAQRWNLTVVLGAIIGGFIAVNFLSFGSAIDLNPETIKDLQKLGFNDAGSTLLPGEIYDWDNALSIKGLAILIIAGFLVGFGTRYAGGCTSGHAITGLSNLQLPSLIAVIGFFIGGLLMTHLILPLIFA; translated from the coding sequence ATGGACAGCATACTTCAACCATGGCCTTGGTACGTTTCAGGGCCTTTGATTACTTTCGTAATGATCTTTCTGATTTATTTCGGGAAGACTTTTGGCATGTCATCAAATCTAAGGACCCTATGCAGCATAGGGGGTGCCGGAAAGTATTCGGACTTCTTTAGATTCGATTGGAAGGCCCAAAGATGGAACCTGACCGTTGTACTAGGTGCGATTATCGGGGGATTCATAGCCGTAAACTTCCTTTCCTTCGGCTCGGCCATCGACCTCAATCCGGAAACCATCAAAGACCTACAGAAATTGGGCTTTAACGATGCAGGAAGCACATTGCTGCCGGGAGAAATCTATGATTGGGACAATGCCCTATCGATCAAAGGCCTGGCCATATTGATCATTGCAGGTTTTCTAGTCGGTTTCGGCACACGCTATGCCGGTGGCTGTACTTCCGGCCACGCCATTACAGGCCTGAGCAACCTACAACTACCTTCATTGATAGCCGTTATCGGATTCTTTATAGGCGGACTTTTAATGACACACCTAATACTACCCTTAATCTTTGCATAA